The genomic region ACGCCGCACCGACGTGACCGGGCTCACTGTCGCCGGGGCCCCGACCCGCGTCATGATCCGGCTCCGCCCCCCTCTCCTTCCTGTACGCACCGGCATCAGCCGCCGGTGTCCACAGGGAAGGGAAGGTGGCTCATGGCCCGCACGGGGGCGGAAGCCGCGATCGTCTGGCTCGCATCGGTGGCACCGGATCCGAGGGCCTGCCGGAGGGAGTGGGAGCGCAACCCCAAGGGGATGGCGCTCCTTCCCGCCGGAAGGCTCTGGGACGTGCTGCTCGTTCCGGGGGAGCTGGGCTATCCCACGCTCGATGTACTGACCCGGCTCCTCGACAGGCCGGGGCCCGTCCTCGCGGACTTCGGCGCGTCCCGGATGGGCTTCTTCGTGCCCCCCGGGACGGCCGCCCGCTGGGTCGGGACGGGCATCCGCGGGGTGGGCGACGGGACGTGGATCGTCGTGCCCCGGCCGGGCAGCACCGTGGGCGGAGCGCGATGGCTGATCCCGCCGGACGGCTCGGGCACGCTCACCGACGCGACCCTCCTGGAACTGGCCCTGCACGAGGCCGCGGCGGCCAGGGGCGCGCGCGGCGGCGGGTGAGGAACCGCCAGAGGTCTTGACAACCTGATTGGTCTGGACCATGTTGTGCACCACTCAATTCCCCCCGGCACGGAGGCTGTTGTGGAACGCACAGGATCCAGACCACCCGTCCGTCTCTCCGGACCCGCCGCGGTCCTCTCCGCCGTGCTGCTCGCCGCCGGCGCCCTGGTCGCCACGGCGCCGGCCGCCGGAGCGGCCGACGTGGATCTGGCGAGCAACGGCGGCTTCGAGGCGGGACTGGAGGGCTGGAGCTGCACCGGCGGCAGCGGTGCGGCCGTCAGCGCGCCCGTGCACAGCGGCACTTCGGCGCTCAAGGCGACACCGGCGGGCAGTGACAACGCCCGCTGCTCCCAGACGGTGACCGTGAAACCCGACTCCACCTACACGCTGGGCGCGTGGGTGCAGGGCAGCTACGTCTATCTCGGGGCGTCCGGCACCGGGACCACCGACGTCTCCACCTGGACCCAGTCCGCCGGTGCGTACAAACAGCTCACCACCAGCTTCCGGACCGGCCCCGCGACCACGTCGGTGACGGTCTACACCCACGGCTGGTACGGCACCCCCGCCTACCACGCCGACGACCTCACCCTGACCGGACCGGGCGGTGACCCCGTCACCGTGCCCGCCACCCCCACCGGACTGCGGGCCGGCACGGCCACCGCGTCCTCCGTCCCGCTGTCCTGGTCGGCGTCCGCCGGAGCCACCGGCTACCGCGTCTACCGCGGCGGTACGAAGATCCTGGACACCACCGGAACCTCGGCGACCGTCACCGGGCTGACCGCCTCGTCCGCGTACAGCTTCCAGGTCAGCGCGGTCAACGCCGCGGGTGAGTCGGCGAAGTCGGCGGCCGTGGGTGTCACCACCGCCACGGGCGGCGGGGGAGGGGGCGACGCCGGCCTCCCGGCCCACGCCCTCGTCGGCTATCTCCACTCCAGCTTCGCCAACGGCTCCGGATACACGCGGCTGTCCGACGTCCCCGACTCGTGGGACGTCATCAACCTCGCCTTCGGCGAGCCGACGTCCGTGACGTCCGGTGACATCCGCTTCTCGCTCTGCCCCGTGGCCGAGTGCCCGGGCGTGGAGAGCGAGGCGGAGTTCAAGGCCGCGGTCAAGGCCAAGCAGGCCGCGGGCAAGAAGGTCCTGATCTCCATCGGTGGCCAGAACGGCCAGGTCCAGCTGGGCTCGACCGCCGCCCGCGACACCTTCGTCTCCTCGGTGTCCAAGATCATCGACACCTACGGTCTGGACGGCCTGGACATCGACTTCGAGGGCCACTCGCTCTCGCTGAACACCGGTGACACCGACTTCCGCAGCCCGACGACCCCGGTGATCGTGAACCTGATCTCCGCGGTCAAGTCCCTCAAGGCCAAGTACGGCGACGACTTCGTCCTCACCATGGCCCCCGAGACCTTCTTCGTGCAGCTCGGCTACCAGTACTACGGATCCGGGCCCTGGGGCGGCCAGGACCCGCGCGCCGGCGCCTACCTGCCCGTCATCCACGCCCTGCGTGACGACCTCACCCTGCTGCACGTCCAGGACTACAACTCGGGTTCGATCATGGGCCTGGACAACCAGTACCACTCGATGGGCGGCGCCGACTTCCACATCGCCATGACCGACATGCTGCTCACCGGCTTCCCGGTCGCGGGTGACCGGACCAAGGTCTTCCCGGCGCTCCGTCCCGAGCAGGTCGCCTTCGGCCTTCCGGCCTCCACCCAGGCCGGCAACGGCCACACCTCACCGGCCGAGGTCACCAAGGCGCTGAACTGCCTGACCAGGAAGACCGACTGCGGCTCGTACCAGACCCACGGCACCTGGTCGGGGCTGCGGGGGCTCATGACGTGGTCCATCAACTGGGACCGCTTCAACAACTGGGAGTTCTCGAAGAACTTCGACGCCTACTTCGGCGGCTGAGCGTTCCCGCCGCCCGCCCGCAGGGCGAGCAGGAGCAACCCGCCGACGCACCAGCCGGCCACCACGTCCAGCGGCCAGTGGTAGCCGCGCAGCACCAGACCGACGCTCGTCGCCGCCGTGAGCAGAACGGCGGCGGCGGGCGTCACCCATGACCGCTTCAGGTGCGGGGCCAGCAGCAGGGCCGCCGCCCCGTAGGCCACCATCGCCGTCGTCGTGTGACCCGACGGGTAGTAACCCGTCGCCTCGGTCAGCGGACCCTGACGGTCCGTCCACAGCTTGAGCGGGACGACGAGCGCCGGGACGGCCGCCATGGCCAGGACGGCGCACACGGCCGCACGCCTGGCGCGGCGGAACCAGGCGAGGAGGACCGCGCAGGCCAGCACGGGAAGGGCGACCTGCATGTTGCCGAGATCGGCGAAGAGGTCCGCGAGCGGGGCGGGTCCCCGCCCGGCCAGCTCCAGGCCGAGGCGCTCGTCGGGACCCAGCAGCGGGCCGTCGGCCAGCACCTGCCAGGTGATCACGAGGAAGAGTGTCAGAAGGGCGCCGGCGGGAACGAGAAGAACCGGCCACCGGGGAACAGGGGGGAGTGTTCCGAGGTGGCCGGTCGGATCGGTTTGCCGCGCGCCCCGGGGGGTATGGGGCGAGCGGCCATCCGATCGGTGAGGAGTCCCGGAGCCCGAAGCTCCAGCGGTGTGCGCGATGGCACGGCCGGTACGGCGCTGGGGGAGCCCCGGCCCGGCATCACCCGCAGTCCCCTGCGGGCGGGGTGTTTCTCTCATCTGGGGAAACCGTACGTCAGAGGAAGGAGGCACCGGAAGTGACAACGGTATCCCGCCATGGCCCCCGCACACCTTCTTCACACGCCCTCACCCGGGCCCCGGTCGCCGCCGCCGGGGACGGCGGCGACGACCGGACCGTTCGTACGCGTCAGAGCCGCGCGAACGCCTGCTCGATGATGTCCAGGCCCTCGTTCAGCAGGTCCTCACCGATGACGAGCGGCGGCAGGAAGCGCAGGACGTTGCCGTAGGTGCCACAGGTCAGCACCAGCAGACCCTCCGCGTGACAGGCCTTGGCCAGTGCCCCCGCGGCGGCCGCGTCGGGCTCCTTCGTGCCGGACTTCACCAGCTCGATCGCGATCATGGCGCCACGGCCGCGGATGTCCCCGATGATGTCGCCGTTCGGGAGCTTCGACCGCATCTCGGCGAGGCGGCCCTTCATGACCTCCTCGATGCGCCGCGCCTTCCCGTTCAGGTCCAGCTCGCGCATCGTCTCGATGGCACCGAGCGCACCCGCGCAGGCCACCGGGTTCCCGCCGTACGTCCCGCCGAGGCCGCCGGCGTGGGCGGCGTCCATGATCTCGGCGCGGCCGGTCACGGCGGAGAGCGGGAGGCCGCCCGCGATGCCCTTGGCCGTGGTGATCAGGTCGGGCACGATGCCCTCGTCCTCGCAGGCGAACCACTGGCCGGTGCGGCAGAAGCCGGACTGGATCTCGTCCGCGACGAAGACGATGCCGTTCTCCTTCGCGAACTGCGCGATCGCCGGGAGGAAGCCCTTGGCCGGCTCGATGAAGCCGCCCTCGCCGAGGACCGGCTCGATGATGATCGCGGCGACGTTGTCCGCGCCGATCTGCTTGGTGATCTCGTCGATGGCCTGCGCGGACGCCTCGGCGCCGGCGTTCTCCGCGCCGGTCGGCCAGCGGTAGCCGTACGCCACCGGCACGCGGTACACCTCGGGCGCGAAGGGACCGAAGCCCTGCTTGTACGGCATGTTCTTCGCCGTCAGCGCCATCGTGAGGTTCGTCCGGCCGTGGTAGCCGTGGTCGAAGACGACGACCGCGGTGCGCTTGGTGTACGCACGGGCGATCTTCACCGCGTTCTCGACGGCCTCGGCGCCCGAGTTGAACAGCGCCGACTTCTTGGCGTGGTCGCCCGGCGTCAGCTCGGCGAGCTGCTCGCAGACCTCGACGTACCCCTCGTACGGCGTGACCATGAAACAGGTGTGGGTGAAGTCGGCGAGCTGCGCCGAGGCGCGGCGTACGACGGCCTCGGCGGAGGCGCCCACCGAGGTCACGGCGATACCGGAACCGAAGTCGATCAGCCGGTTGCCGTCCACGTCCTCGATGATTCCGCCGCCCGCCCGAGCGGTGAAGACCGGCAGCGTGGAACCCACACCTGCGGCGACCGCCGCGACACGGCGGGCCTGCAGCTCGGCCGACTTCGGGCCGGGGATGGCGGTGACGACGCGGCGCTCCTGCGGGATGTCGGACATGCGGGGCTCCTGGGGGTGTTTCGGACGCTTATGTTTCTGCAGGCTAGGGGCGGGTGCGGGCAGCGGTCATGCTCCGATCGGGAGTGGTGGGGGCGTGTCCTTGTCCGCGACGGACAGATGCCCTGGCGACGTCCCCGGCGGCGCCCCCGCCGGGTCATCCGGCCGCATGGCTGAACTCCCCGTGCCCGGGCACTAGATTGGCCGTGCAGAAGGCGGGACCTGGCTGGTCAGGGGGCAGCGGTTCATGGACACCGAAGGCACGTACGACGCACGCGGCACGGGCGCGGACCGGGTGCCCCGTCCGGCTGGGCCACCACCCACGGCGCCACCGCCCCCCGCGTATGCCCCGCACCCCCGGCGCCCGCCCACGGCGGAAGCCGGCGTCGAGGAATGGCTGCGCACCCCCCGCCCCGTGCGGGAACCGGGCGTATGGCGCTACGGGCACACCCCGCGCCCGCCCGAGAAGCCCGAGGGGGTGTCCGACCGCTCGCTGCTGGTCGGGGTGCTCATCTCCGTACTCAGCGGGCTGCTCCTCTGGTCGCTCTGGCGCAACGGGTACATCCCCTACCGGCTCGTCCCGCTGAAACTGTTCACCCCCGGCGACTGGTGGTACGCCGGTACGTTCGGCGGGCCCCGGACGATCGAGGGCGCCGACGCCCTCACGGTCTACGAGGCCGTCCTCTTCGGGCTGCTGGTCTACGGCTGCGCGCGGCTGGGCAACTGGTCCGAGATCTTCCGGCGCCACGTCGCCGGCCGGGGGCAGCCCTTCCTGGGGCTGGCCACCGCCGCCGGAGGGGCCCTCGCCGAGCTCCTCGTGTGGAAGGACGCCGTGCCGCTCGTCCGGCCGGTGCTGATCCTCGTCGCCTCGGTCGCGGGCGGTGAGATCTACCAGAGCCAGGCCGTCGTCAACGTGATCTACACCCTGATCGCCCTCGGGGTGCTCTGGCCCTTCGCCCGCCTGGGCCACTGGCGCGGGCTCCTCGCCGACCGGTTCGGGAAGGGCGCCGCCACGGCGTCCGAGGCCCCTTCCTCGCCCCCGGACGCCCCCACCCCCGAGCAGTGGCCCGAGCTCCGCGCGGCGGGCCGGACGGACGCCGCCGAGGCCCTCACCGCCGAGGTGCGCACCGGCGGCGCCGCCGGTGCGCAGGACGGCATCGGTGAGCGCGGCGAGGCGCTCCGGGTTGCCCCGGCCCACGTCCCAGGCGTGGCGCAGGCGCGCGACGTCGACGTCGTTCATGCGGCCGGTGCGCCCCTCGGCGGTGAGGGCCTCGGCGGCGTCCGTCCGGCCCGCCGCGCGGAGCTCGGG from Streptomyces sp. QL37 harbors:
- the gabT gene encoding 4-aminobutyrate--2-oxoglutarate transaminase; translated protein: MSDIPQERRVVTAIPGPKSAELQARRVAAVAAGVGSTLPVFTARAGGGIIEDVDGNRLIDFGSGIAVTSVGASAEAVVRRASAQLADFTHTCFMVTPYEGYVEVCEQLAELTPGDHAKKSALFNSGAEAVENAVKIARAYTKRTAVVVFDHGYHGRTNLTMALTAKNMPYKQGFGPFAPEVYRVPVAYGYRWPTGAENAGAEASAQAIDEITKQIGADNVAAIIIEPVLGEGGFIEPAKGFLPAIAQFAKENGIVFVADEIQSGFCRTGQWFACEDEGIVPDLITTAKGIAGGLPLSAVTGRAEIMDAAHAGGLGGTYGGNPVACAGALGAIETMRELDLNGKARRIEEVMKGRLAEMRSKLPNGDIIGDIRGRGAMIAIELVKSGTKEPDAAAAGALAKACHAEGLLVLTCGTYGNVLRFLPPLVIGEDLLNEGLDIIEQAFARL
- a CDS encoding glycoside hydrolase family 18 protein, whose amino-acid sequence is MERTGSRPPVRLSGPAAVLSAVLLAAGALVATAPAAGAADVDLASNGGFEAGLEGWSCTGGSGAAVSAPVHSGTSALKATPAGSDNARCSQTVTVKPDSTYTLGAWVQGSYVYLGASGTGTTDVSTWTQSAGAYKQLTTSFRTGPATTSVTVYTHGWYGTPAYHADDLTLTGPGGDPVTVPATPTGLRAGTATASSVPLSWSASAGATGYRVYRGGTKILDTTGTSATVTGLTASSAYSFQVSAVNAAGESAKSAAVGVTTATGGGGGGDAGLPAHALVGYLHSSFANGSGYTRLSDVPDSWDVINLAFGEPTSVTSGDIRFSLCPVAECPGVESEAEFKAAVKAKQAAGKKVLISIGGQNGQVQLGSTAARDTFVSSVSKIIDTYGLDGLDIDFEGHSLSLNTGDTDFRSPTTPVIVNLISAVKSLKAKYGDDFVLTMAPETFFVQLGYQYYGSGPWGGQDPRAGAYLPVIHALRDDLTLLHVQDYNSGSIMGLDNQYHSMGGADFHIAMTDMLLTGFPVAGDRTKVFPALRPEQVAFGLPASTQAGNGHTSPAEVTKALNCLTRKTDCGSYQTHGTWSGLRGLMTWSINWDRFNNWEFSKNFDAYFGG